One Pseudonocardia sediminis DNA window includes the following coding sequences:
- a CDS encoding ABC transporter ATP-binding protein: MSLVLDGLAVGHRRGRRARPVLDGLSAHAGRGELTVLIGPNGSGKSTLLRTLAGLLPPLRGAALLDGADLLGLAPAQRARQVGVVLTDRPDGGLLTGRDVVALGRHPHTGASGVLRAEDHACIEEAIDAVGAGALAGRRLQELSDGERQRLLVARALAQRPSLLLLDEPSAFLDVSARVALLGLLRRLSREQDLCVLLSTHDLELALRLADRAWLLDGDGGFVADAPDVLAAGGAIGRAFDTEELAFDPGAGVFTLRET; the protein is encoded by the coding sequence ATGAGCCTCGTCCTCGACGGCCTGGCGGTCGGGCACCGGCGCGGACGGCGGGCCCGCCCGGTGCTCGACGGCCTGTCCGCGCACGCCGGGCGCGGGGAGCTGACCGTGCTGATCGGGCCGAACGGCTCCGGCAAGTCCACGCTGCTGCGCACCCTGGCCGGGCTGCTCCCTCCGCTGCGGGGTGCCGCGCTGCTGGACGGCGCGGACCTGCTCGGCCTCGCGCCGGCGCAGCGGGCCCGGCAGGTGGGGGTGGTGCTCACCGACCGCCCGGACGGCGGGCTGCTCACCGGGCGCGACGTCGTCGCGCTCGGGCGGCACCCGCACACCGGGGCGTCGGGCGTCCTGCGTGCGGAGGACCACGCGTGCATCGAGGAGGCGATCGACGCCGTCGGCGCGGGCGCGCTCGCCGGGCGCCGGCTGCAGGAGCTCTCCGACGGCGAACGGCAGCGCCTGCTCGTCGCCCGGGCGCTGGCCCAGCGGCCGTCGCTGCTGCTGCTCGACGAGCCGAGCGCGTTCCTCGACGTCTCCGCGCGGGTGGCGCTGCTCGGGCTGCTGCGCCGGCTCTCCCGCGAGCAGGACCTGTGCGTGCTGCTGTCCACCCACGACCTGGAGCTGGCGCTGCGCCTGGCCGACCGGGCGTGGCTGCTCGACGGCGACGGCGGGTTCGTCGCCGACGCGCCGGACGTGCTGGCCGCGGGCGGGGCGATCGGGCGGGCCTTCGACACCGAGGAGCTCGCGTTCGACCCCGGCGCCGGGGTGTTCACCCTGCGGGAGACGTAG
- a CDS encoding MarR family winged helix-turn-helix transcriptional regulator produces MTDGRQEARERVVQGLRAFAATQSELGRVFARSRRMHTTDAAAAVEILTAEERGEPLTPARLAERIALTPGATSTLLNRLEGAGHILRTRGHSDRRIVTLHTTPAINEAADAFYAPLAERLDAAISGYSEAELALVEEVVDRLHHAMTTSTETIDESMTTDPL; encoded by the coding sequence GTGACGGACGGCAGGCAGGAGGCCCGGGAGCGGGTCGTGCAGGGGCTGCGTGCCTTCGCCGCGACGCAGAGCGAGCTGGGCCGGGTGTTCGCGCGGAGCAGGCGGATGCACACCACCGACGCCGCCGCCGCGGTGGAGATCCTGACCGCCGAGGAACGCGGTGAACCGCTGACGCCGGCCCGCCTCGCGGAGCGGATCGCCCTCACCCCGGGAGCCACCTCGACGTTGCTGAACCGGCTGGAGGGCGCGGGGCACATCCTGCGGACCCGCGGGCACAGCGACCGGCGGATCGTCACGCTGCACACCACCCCGGCCATCAACGAGGCGGCCGACGCCTTCTACGCCCCGCTCGCCGAGCGTCTCGACGCGGCGATCAGCGGCTACTCCGAGGCCGAGCTCGCCCTCGTCGAGGAGGTCGTCGACCGGCTGCACCACGCCATGACCACGTCCACGGAGACGATCGACGAGTCCATGACGACCGACCCGCTGTAG